A genomic segment from Candidatus Viadribacter manganicus encodes:
- a CDS encoding ATP-binding protein has product MRETRGIPVAAYLGVLVAIALAAAFVATLAIVIFLPPRPPDVMRADVVADNFQAGYDHMIALNRPMNERGMVWDVRGEAPEDVDSPAMAGARIQLAEAIDLRPDQIRIQASNVVQSDTFVFRVAGLEEWTDQSQQAAEDAWRAAEEAQRAHEEATERLQAAEERIQDLEQDRESFDARQHAIEIAREREVARAEARAEAVAERQAAAAERLAERMEQRVQIENGRVIIHRRDGHTQTVEVHGADGSTEYHAQYNVPDVEVNVHGPVVPPPPIAPRAPEVQTPTPRATPAAPAPAPRAVLAPPMAPTPPTFAPAPEGVVLISGFEVGAQLPDGRWLVMRQGRNWAELGWIARAAGIIGGTLLLLSILALWFARYLTRPIRSFSEAVQAVGVNPQSEPVVEEGPRELRGAARAVNTMQARLRALIADRTKTLAAVAHDMRTPLMRLRLAAEHAEPEHRERMAKEIGEVEALVASFIAFARDDPAEEARVRLDVAALLQSIADDHADQHRSVTFEGDERLIITGQSLGLKRLFANLVENALKYGDSARIKLRSEVGAVVIDVEDDGPGIPGEQRESVFEPFVRLNEQGARGAGLGLAAARSIARAHGGDIVILDAEQGALLRVTLPA; this is encoded by the coding sequence ATGCGTGAAACCCGAGGCATTCCGGTTGCAGCCTATCTTGGCGTGCTGGTGGCGATTGCCCTGGCGGCGGCATTCGTCGCGACCTTGGCTATCGTGATCTTTCTGCCGCCGCGTCCGCCGGACGTGATGCGCGCGGACGTGGTCGCCGACAATTTCCAGGCTGGCTACGATCACATGATTGCACTCAACCGGCCGATGAATGAGCGCGGCATGGTTTGGGACGTGCGCGGTGAAGCGCCTGAGGACGTTGACTCGCCGGCGATGGCGGGCGCGCGGATTCAGTTGGCTGAAGCGATTGACCTGCGGCCAGACCAGATTCGCATTCAGGCGTCGAACGTCGTGCAAAGTGACACGTTCGTTTTCCGCGTTGCCGGTCTCGAGGAATGGACGGACCAGTCCCAGCAAGCTGCGGAAGATGCTTGGCGCGCCGCCGAAGAGGCGCAGCGCGCGCACGAAGAAGCGACTGAGCGCCTTCAGGCGGCGGAAGAGCGCATTCAGGACCTCGAACAAGACCGAGAATCTTTCGATGCGCGCCAGCATGCGATCGAGATTGCGCGCGAGCGTGAGGTTGCGCGCGCCGAAGCGCGCGCAGAGGCCGTTGCTGAGCGCCAAGCGGCGGCTGCGGAGCGCCTTGCCGAGCGGATGGAGCAGCGCGTTCAGATTGAGAATGGGCGCGTGATCATTCACCGGCGCGACGGACATACCCAAACCGTCGAAGTGCATGGCGCCGATGGCAGCACCGAGTATCACGCTCAATACAATGTTCCGGACGTTGAAGTGAATGTGCACGGGCCGGTGGTTCCGCCGCCTCCAATTGCGCCACGTGCGCCGGAAGTCCAAACGCCAACGCCGCGCGCAACCCCAGCGGCGCCTGCGCCGGCCCCGCGCGCCGTCCTTGCGCCTCCAATGGCGCCGACACCGCCGACATTTGCGCCCGCGCCCGAAGGCGTGGTGCTGATCTCCGGCTTTGAGGTTGGCGCCCAATTGCCGGATGGCCGTTGGCTCGTCATGCGCCAGGGCCGCAATTGGGCGGAGTTAGGCTGGATCGCGCGGGCTGCCGGAATTATCGGCGGCACGCTTCTGTTGCTCTCAATCTTGGCGCTTTGGTTTGCGCGATACTTGACCCGTCCGATCCGAAGCTTCTCAGAAGCGGTGCAGGCGGTGGGTGTTAACCCGCAGAGTGAGCCGGTCGTCGAAGAGGGGCCGCGTGAGTTGCGCGGCGCGGCGCGGGCGGTGAATACGATGCAGGCGCGTTTGCGAGCGTTGATCGCCGATCGTACCAAGACATTAGCCGCCGTGGCGCATGATATGCGAACCCCGCTGATGCGTTTGCGTCTTGCGGCCGAGCATGCGGAGCCCGAGCATCGTGAGCGGATGGCCAAGGAAATTGGCGAGGTCGAAGCGCTGGTGGCCAGCTTTATCGCGTTCGCGCGCGATGATCCGGCGGAAGAGGCCCGCGTTCGGCTCGATGTGGCCGCGCTATTGCAAAGTATCGCAGACGATCACGCCGATCAGCATCGCAGCGTCACGTTTGAGGGCGATGAGCGCCTCATCATCACAGGACAGTCGCTTGGGCTGAAGCGCTTGTTCGCAAATCTCGTGGAGAATGCGCTGAAGTATGGCGACTCGGCGCGGATCAAGCTGCGTAGCGAAGTTGGGGCTGTCGTCATCGACGTCGAAGACGATGGTCCGGGTATTCCGGGTGAGCAGCGCGAGAGCGTGTTTGAGCCCTTTGTGCGGTTGAACGAGCAAGGCGCCCGCGGCGCGGGGCTTGGACTTGCCGCTGCACGTTCGATCGCACGCGCGCACGGGGGCGATATCGTCATTCTCGATGCCGAACAGGGTGCGCTGTTGCGGGTTACGCTGCCGGCCTAA
- a CDS encoding response regulator, with product MALMNEIAQPPRVLIVDDDSAIREGLVEVFQRAGFAASSAGDVPGLEKVLNTKGADVIVLDVMMPGEDGLSACKRLSGKGRPAIIMLSALGDDADRIVGLEIGADDYMSKPCNPRELVARVKAVLRRRDNDSAAPGESVRFAGFRIDIARRELIDPDDVVIPLSAGEFRLLRAFVERPQRVLSREQLLDFAFDNDSDVFDRAVDVQVSRLRRKLERPGGIEIIRTVRGEGYLFAVKPTS from the coding sequence ATGGCGCTTATGAACGAGATCGCCCAACCGCCGCGTGTCCTCATCGTCGATGACGATTCCGCCATTCGCGAGGGTTTGGTGGAGGTGTTTCAGCGCGCGGGCTTTGCGGCGTCTTCGGCTGGCGATGTGCCGGGTTTGGAGAAGGTGTTGAACACCAAAGGCGCCGACGTGATCGTGCTCGATGTGATGATGCCTGGCGAAGATGGGCTCTCTGCGTGCAAGCGGCTTTCGGGGAAAGGACGCCCGGCCATCATTATGCTCTCGGCGCTTGGTGATGACGCTGACCGGATCGTTGGGCTTGAGATCGGCGCAGACGACTACATGTCGAAGCCGTGTAACCCGCGTGAACTGGTTGCGCGCGTCAAGGCCGTGCTGCGCCGCAGGGACAATGACAGCGCAGCTCCTGGTGAGAGCGTGCGGTTCGCCGGATTTCGTATCGACATCGCGCGACGTGAACTGATTGATCCCGATGACGTGGTGATCCCGCTTTCGGCCGGTGAATTTCGTTTGTTGCGGGCTTTCGTGGAGCGGCCCCAGCGCGTGCTCTCACGTGAGCAATTGCTGGACTTTGCGTTCGACAATGACAGCGACGTGTTTGATCGCGCCGTCGATGTTCAGGTTTCGCGCTTGCGCCGCAAGCTGGAGCGTCCCGGCGGCATCGAAATCATTCGCACAGTGCGGGGCGAGGGCTATCTCTTTGCGGTGAAGCCGACCTCCTGA
- a CDS encoding serine hydrolase domain-containing protein, which produces MANRFAALALGLVLAAGPALAQDDGPPRPQLPPLAVNSQMTDPQIGAALDPWLAGLQRADVFNGAVLVARDGREIFARAYGGRDVATNTALGVDDRFPIASIGKVFTHVAIAQLIQQGRITPQTTIAEIISDYPNAVSRTATVQQLIGHEGGIADIFGPAFRALPKEQLTSNHAYYAFVAQQPPMFAPGAGNEYCNGCYVVLGEIIERVTGQPYEQYIAEHVLAPAGMTHSGFLRNDQLPVDAARFTGHPRGPEGPAEDVTRFHGVSGSAAGNAYSTVRDMLAFDNALRAHRLVNAELTAQVLRGQPQTGRATAWIGFAGGAPGVNTLAMGNGAWTVVVLTNREPPAGETIGSTVFALLAGPRPQ; this is translated from the coding sequence ATGGCTAATAGATTCGCGGCTTTGGCCCTGGGATTGGTGCTCGCTGCCGGGCCAGCGCTGGCGCAGGACGATGGCCCGCCGCGCCCGCAGCTTCCGCCCTTGGCGGTAAATTCCCAAATGACCGACCCCCAGATCGGGGCGGCCCTGGATCCGTGGCTTGCGGGCTTGCAGCGCGCGGATGTGTTCAATGGCGCGGTTCTGGTGGCGCGCGATGGCCGCGAGATCTTCGCGCGCGCTTATGGCGGCCGCGATGTGGCGACGAACACGGCGCTTGGCGTCGATGACCGCTTTCCGATCGCTTCCATCGGCAAAGTATTCACGCACGTTGCGATCGCGCAGCTTATCCAGCAAGGCAGGATCACACCGCAAACGACGATCGCCGAGATCATTTCCGATTATCCGAATGCGGTGTCCCGAACCGCGACCGTGCAGCAATTGATCGGACATGAGGGTGGGATCGCGGATATTTTTGGTCCAGCGTTTCGCGCCTTGCCGAAAGAGCAGTTGACCAGCAATCACGCCTATTACGCATTTGTCGCGCAACAGCCGCCGATGTTTGCGCCGGGTGCGGGCAATGAATACTGCAACGGTTGCTATGTGGTGCTGGGCGAGATCATCGAGCGCGTGACCGGGCAGCCCTACGAGCAATATATCGCCGAGCATGTGCTCGCGCCTGCTGGAATGACGCACAGCGGCTTTCTGCGGAATGATCAATTGCCGGTGGATGCCGCGCGCTTCACCGGACATCCGCGTGGCCCTGAGGGCCCCGCAGAAGACGTGACGCGCTTCCACGGTGTTTCCGGCAGCGCTGCGGGCAATGCTTACTCCACGGTTCGCGACATGCTGGCGTTCGATAACGCGCTACGCGCGCATCGGTTGGTCAATGCGGAACTCACGGCGCAAGTACTGCGTGGGCAGCCACAGACGGGACGGGCGACGGCGTGGATCGGGTTTGCCGGCGGCGCGCCGGGCGTGAACACGCTGGCGATGGGCAATGGCGCCTGGACCGTTGTCGTGCTCACCAATCGTGAACCACCTGCCGGCGAGACAATAGGCTCTACAGTGTTTGCTCTGTTGGCCGGGCCGAGGCCGCAATAA
- the pbpC gene encoding penicillin-binding protein 1C, translating into MFGALVLTLFTLDALFAPPLRRVREVSPVVLDHNGEWLMAFTTGDGAWRLEARLGEIDPEFQRRLIAIEDERFWFHPGFDPIALTRASVSYLRAGRVTQGGSTITMQLARLLEPRPRTIGSKLIEILRAIQIEARMSKREILAAYLTMAPYGGNLQGVRAASRAYFQRDPEWLDDAEMALLIALPQAPEARRPDRHPQAARASRDRVLDMFVSAHLINRRRAEEGKEGAIPARSPFPYSAPHAAYELVQRNLGDGVVRSSLDATLQRDLEALVRRSAGALERDAQISILAVQIDGRAVRGRVGGAGRERAGGYIDMTRAVRSPGSALKPFLYAIAFDENIAAPETLVRDAPRRFGGYLPENFDRRFHGDVTLEDALRHSLNLPAVATLERIGAGRFQAALSRAGAQVRMPRRAISEPGLALALGGVGMTLEDLVQLYAALGDEGDARPLVTEDAAGLSFSRRFVRPQTAERVLEILASSPHPAGRVPAAVAQGAPQVAFKTGTSYGFRDAWALGVSNGYAIGVWVGRPDGAPRPGATGRSEALPILFDAFDLIGAPAPPEHEREQHDPVAPALARFEGGEREDLSILFPPSGAEVLVLDYGADARGLSLSARGGRAPLTWYAEGARVGAESTSGRTIWRPAAPGFYNVTVVDADGQSAHVRVRIRDSG; encoded by the coding sequence ATGTTTGGCGCGCTGGTGCTTACATTGTTCACACTCGACGCCCTCTTTGCGCCGCCTTTGCGGCGTGTGCGGGAGGTCTCGCCGGTTGTGCTGGATCACAACGGCGAATGGCTGATGGCGTTCACGACCGGCGATGGCGCCTGGCGGCTTGAGGCACGGCTGGGTGAGATTGATCCGGAGTTTCAAAGGCGCCTGATTGCGATCGAAGATGAACGCTTTTGGTTTCATCCAGGGTTCGATCCGATCGCCCTCACGCGCGCCAGCGTTTCTTACCTACGCGCCGGGCGCGTGACGCAGGGCGGTTCGACGATCACGATGCAGTTGGCGCGTTTGCTGGAGCCGCGCCCGCGCACGATTGGATCGAAGCTGATCGAGATATTGCGTGCGATCCAAATTGAAGCACGCATGTCCAAACGCGAGATTCTCGCGGCTTATCTGACCATGGCGCCCTACGGCGGCAATCTTCAGGGTGTCCGGGCGGCTTCGCGGGCGTACTTCCAGCGCGATCCTGAGTGGCTGGATGATGCCGAGATGGCGCTATTGATCGCGTTGCCGCAGGCGCCTGAAGCGAGGCGGCCGGACCGCCACCCGCAAGCAGCGCGAGCATCGCGCGATCGTGTGCTCGACATGTTCGTAAGCGCGCATCTGATTAATCGCCGCCGCGCTGAAGAGGGCAAGGAAGGCGCGATTCCGGCGCGATCGCCGTTTCCCTATTCTGCCCCGCATGCGGCTTATGAATTGGTGCAACGCAATCTTGGTGACGGCGTTGTTCGCTCGTCGCTTGATGCAACGTTGCAACGCGATCTGGAGGCGCTGGTGCGGCGGAGCGCCGGCGCGCTGGAGCGTGATGCGCAGATCTCTATTCTAGCGGTGCAGATCGATGGGCGCGCCGTGCGCGGACGTGTCGGCGGCGCGGGGCGTGAGCGGGCGGGCGGCTATATCGACATGACCCGCGCTGTGCGCTCGCCGGGTTCCGCGTTGAAGCCGTTCTTGTATGCGATTGCGTTCGACGAAAACATCGCGGCGCCGGAAACCCTGGTGCGCGATGCGCCTAGGCGGTTCGGTGGGTATTTGCCTGAGAATTTCGACCGGCGCTTCCACGGTGATGTGACGCTTGAAGACGCGTTGCGGCATTCGTTGAATTTGCCGGCGGTGGCGACTTTGGAGCGGATCGGCGCTGGGCGCTTTCAGGCGGCATTGTCGCGTGCGGGCGCGCAGGTGCGGATGCCGAGGCGTGCTATTTCCGAACCGGGGCTGGCGCTGGCGCTCGGAGGCGTCGGCATGACGCTGGAAGATCTGGTGCAATTATACGCGGCGCTCGGTGATGAGGGCGATGCGCGGCCGTTGGTGACAGAAGACGCTGCTGGGCTTTCGTTCAGCCGCCGCTTTGTTCGTCCTCAGACAGCAGAGCGCGTGCTGGAAATCTTGGCGAGCTCTCCCCATCCGGCCGGACGTGTGCCGGCGGCGGTGGCGCAAGGCGCGCCGCAGGTCGCATTCAAAACCGGGACCTCCTACGGTTTTCGCGACGCGTGGGCGTTGGGCGTTTCGAATGGATACGCCATCGGCGTTTGGGTGGGGCGTCCAGATGGTGCGCCGCGTCCTGGTGCAACAGGCCGCAGCGAGGCGCTGCCGATCTTGTTTGACGCGTTCGATCTCATCGGTGCACCGGCGCCGCCTGAACATGAGCGCGAGCAGCACGATCCAGTTGCACCGGCCCTGGCGCGGTTCGAGGGCGGTGAACGCGAGGATTTGTCGATCCTGTTTCCCCCGTCGGGCGCCGAAGTGTTGGTGCTGGATTATGGCGCAGATGCGCGCGGGCTTTCGCTTTCGGCGCGCGGGGGACGTGCGCCGCTGACTTGGTATGCCGAGGGTGCGCGCGTCGGTGCGGAAAGCACGAGCGGCCGAACGATTTGGCGGCCAGCAGCGCCGGGTTTCTACAATGTTACCGTGGTGGATGCCGACGGACAAAGCGCGCACGTGCGCGTCCGCATACGAGATAGCGGGTGA
- a CDS encoding alpha-2-macroglobulin family protein: protein MAFDWKSLAERVDPRKWNWSWVAPARDWAVTHRTTVLATSMALLVGLWGGAVLGRVSLGAPAFEFAQLGSIGAGGTARGGNAPRAGLPQVDGMAFVRLRAEMNRPEPRACLEFSQNLSTDPSVNFADYISLDPVAPFQVDVSGNLLCLGGLPLEPERQVTIRQGLPSQTGERTEYDENFTLTFGDRPAYVGFAGGGVILPRSEADGIAIETVNVSRLEVEVLRVPDRILSQYQLEQGENNEEGGWNYWSFNGAGENVGVSVYKGEIDVDTRVRNDAVTTVFSLAGALRELRPGAYVVKVRDVSPSAGQRGDGDNESVASSYRWILYTDMALQSFSGATGLDVVVRSLRTARPMSNVTLTLIAENNEELARTRTDRDGRVHFNDALVNGDGPARARYVMAYGAEGDFAALDLQRPSLDLSDRGVDGRATPGDVDAYLYTERGIYRPGERVRLIGLIRDQVGRAISNRQSTLVVYRPNGTEARRIRMTEAVDAGAIAKNIDLDRSSPRGVWSAQLLVDGQEEMAGSVSWSVEDFVPERLRVRIEASEDVLRRGQSRPINVQADFLYGAPGSGLAVESEGRLMIDPTPFPEQAGYAFGVADESFDERFFQLPGTVTDGTGAAQLSFQLPDEPQTTLPLRARMIASVADPGGRVVRESFTVPVRLNDIYLGMKPTFENRRAGAGEVVGYDVIALNANGQRVAVRGVQWQIVREDWNYDWYLDGGQWRWRRTGRDIPVDGATADVGANQPLRISEEGLRSGSYRLILRRGDDIVAAQRFGVGWGGPADDDSTPDMVSVVAPTDPTRPGARARVQIRPPYAGEAQIVVATDRVIETRTVRVGTDGATIDLPVTADWGSGAYVLVTVMTPRDPVNLPVPRRAIGVAYVPVDMGGRTLTVEAGEGLQNVRPRTHIEVPVRVRGGGAGERVRVAIALVDEGILNITKYDSPNPVDYFFGRRALGVQLRDDYGRLLNPNLGAPATPRQGGDSLGGEGLTVVPTRTVSLYSDIVEVRGGRAMIPIDIPDFNGTLRLMAVAWSENALGQDAEQVLVRDPVVAELILPRFLAPGDQAQGALNIDNVEGPNGAYTVTVSGSQTAQIQSAPRRFNLTRGNRQTALIPITGGGLGVGEIRLRLEGPQGFTPVDRTYNIQSRAPFLPITVTRTEPQVAGAQWRAPSDALAGFQPSAQALISFSNLAGIDPAPLLDSLYRYPYGCTEQLTSVAMPLLYYNSLAAETNRAADPRIRRRIQEAATQLLDRQAPDGSFGLWSSGDGNASPWLGAYATDFLLRAQRAGYAVPRQPMQQAYGALRRVARLNDFGSVRYEFEVYRWPGSNDTTELLRSRAAAYALYVLAKAGEADIGQLRYFHDNRLANEPSPLARAQIAAALAHMGDRARSRNAFRLAEQALGYRNTGDWYQTPLRDLAGVLALAGEAGETELVDRLRRRLERDAPDAGELMTQEQVQLLLAANSLQERAGPVNVTLNGEALATRRTMASAQQLAAGLVFRNAARGPVWRTMALSGAPREAPPSMQAGYQVSKTIYRLDGSLADLDSIRQGDRVVVVLSGQPEGARNFPTVVVDLLPAGLEIETLLNPSDGAGGTNYDGTVRSGPFSWIGSITYTQVQEMRDDRFVASANLRGQFRYAYIARAVTPGRYTMPAAQVEDMYRPGVMARTSTGAIVIAPRS, encoded by the coding sequence ATGGCCTTCGATTGGAAATCGCTCGCGGAGCGTGTCGATCCGCGGAAGTGGAATTGGTCTTGGGTTGCGCCGGCGCGCGATTGGGCGGTTACGCACCGCACCACTGTGCTCGCAACGTCAATGGCGTTGCTTGTCGGCCTTTGGGGTGGCGCTGTGCTCGGGCGTGTTTCGCTTGGTGCGCCTGCGTTTGAGTTTGCACAACTCGGCTCGATTGGCGCTGGCGGGACGGCGCGCGGTGGTAACGCGCCACGCGCGGGTCTGCCGCAAGTCGATGGCATGGCATTCGTACGCTTGCGGGCGGAGATGAACAGACCCGAGCCGCGCGCGTGCTTGGAGTTTTCACAAAATCTCTCGACCGATCCGTCGGTCAACTTTGCTGACTATATTTCTCTCGATCCGGTTGCGCCGTTCCAAGTCGATGTGTCCGGCAATCTTTTGTGCTTGGGCGGATTGCCGCTTGAGCCGGAACGGCAAGTTACGATCCGCCAAGGCCTGCCCTCGCAGACTGGCGAGCGCACTGAGTACGACGAAAACTTCACGCTGACCTTCGGCGATCGCCCAGCTTACGTCGGCTTTGCGGGCGGCGGCGTGATCCTGCCACGTTCGGAAGCTGACGGCATTGCGATCGAAACCGTCAACGTCTCGCGCCTGGAAGTTGAAGTGCTGCGTGTCCCTGATCGCATTTTGTCCCAGTATCAATTGGAGCAAGGTGAAAACAACGAAGAGGGTGGCTGGAACTATTGGAGCTTCAACGGCGCCGGCGAAAACGTAGGCGTTTCCGTTTATAAGGGCGAAATCGACGTCGATACGCGCGTGCGCAATGACGCGGTGACGACCGTATTTTCGCTGGCGGGCGCCCTGCGCGAGCTTCGGCCCGGCGCGTACGTCGTGAAGGTTCGCGACGTTTCGCCAAGCGCTGGTCAGCGCGGCGATGGCGACAACGAGTCCGTCGCCTCGTCATATCGCTGGATCCTCTACACTGACATGGCTCTGCAGAGCTTCTCGGGCGCGACTGGTCTTGACGTTGTCGTGCGCTCTTTGCGCACGGCGCGGCCGATGAGCAACGTGACGCTGACGCTTATCGCGGAGAACAACGAAGAACTGGCGCGCACGCGCACTGATCGCGACGGACGTGTGCATTTCAACGATGCGCTGGTGAACGGCGACGGCCCGGCGCGCGCGCGTTACGTGATGGCGTATGGCGCAGAGGGTGACTTCGCGGCGCTCGACCTACAACGCCCGAGCCTCGATCTTTCCGATCGCGGTGTGGATGGGCGCGCAACGCCTGGTGATGTCGACGCGTATCTTTATACGGAGCGCGGTATCTATCGACCGGGCGAGCGGGTGCGTTTGATCGGCCTGATCCGCGACCAAGTTGGACGCGCCATTTCAAACCGCCAATCGACGCTGGTGGTCTATCGTCCGAACGGCACTGAAGCGCGCCGTATCCGGATGACGGAGGCGGTCGATGCGGGTGCGATCGCCAAGAACATCGACCTTGATCGTTCGTCGCCGCGCGGCGTCTGGAGCGCGCAGCTCCTTGTGGACGGCCAAGAGGAAATGGCCGGCAGCGTGAGCTGGTCGGTTGAAGATTTTGTGCCGGAACGGCTGCGCGTGCGGATCGAAGCCAGTGAAGACGTGCTGCGTCGCGGGCAATCGCGTCCGATCAACGTGCAGGCTGATTTCCTCTACGGCGCACCGGGCTCGGGGCTTGCCGTGGAATCCGAAGGCCGGCTGATGATCGATCCAACGCCGTTCCCAGAGCAAGCAGGGTACGCGTTCGGCGTTGCGGATGAGAGCTTTGACGAGCGCTTCTTCCAGCTCCCAGGGACAGTGACGGACGGAACCGGCGCTGCGCAGCTTTCCTTCCAGCTGCCGGACGAACCGCAGACAACTTTGCCGCTGCGCGCGCGTATGATTGCGAGCGTTGCGGATCCGGGCGGGCGTGTCGTGCGTGAGAGCTTCACCGTGCCGGTGCGTTTGAATGACATCTATCTCGGCATGAAGCCGACGTTCGAGAACCGGCGCGCCGGAGCAGGCGAGGTGGTCGGTTATGATGTGATTGCACTCAATGCGAACGGCCAACGCGTGGCTGTGCGCGGCGTGCAGTGGCAGATTGTTCGAGAAGACTGGAACTACGATTGGTATCTAGATGGCGGCCAATGGCGCTGGCGCCGTACGGGTCGGGATATTCCGGTTGATGGCGCGACGGCCGATGTTGGCGCCAACCAGCCGTTGCGGATTTCCGAAGAAGGTCTGCGTTCGGGCTCGTATCGTCTGATCTTGCGTCGTGGCGACGATATCGTCGCCGCGCAGCGCTTCGGCGTTGGTTGGGGTGGCCCCGCTGACGATGATTCTACGCCGGACATGGTCAGCGTTGTTGCGCCGACTGATCCGACGCGTCCTGGCGCGCGTGCTCGCGTGCAAATCCGCCCGCCATACGCTGGCGAGGCGCAAATCGTTGTTGCGACGGATCGTGTCATCGAGACGCGGACGGTTCGCGTTGGAACCGACGGCGCGACAATTGACCTGCCGGTTACGGCCGATTGGGGCTCGGGCGCATACGTGCTCGTGACCGTGATGACGCCGCGCGACCCTGTGAACCTGCCTGTGCCGCGCCGCGCAATCGGCGTTGCGTATGTGCCGGTCGATATGGGTGGCCGCACGCTCACGGTCGAAGCGGGCGAAGGCCTGCAGAACGTTCGGCCACGGACGCATATCGAAGTGCCGGTGCGCGTGCGTGGCGGCGGCGCCGGCGAACGCGTGCGGGTTGCAATCGCGTTGGTGGATGAGGGCATTCTCAACATCACTAAGTACGATAGCCCGAACCCGGTCGACTACTTCTTCGGCCGGCGTGCGCTAGGTGTTCAGCTCCGCGACGACTACGGGCGCTTGCTCAATCCGAACCTCGGCGCGCCGGCAACGCCGCGCCAGGGTGGTGACTCTCTTGGCGGCGAAGGCCTCACGGTCGTGCCGACGCGAACAGTTTCGCTCTATTCCGACATCGTCGAAGTGCGTGGCGGGCGGGCCATGATCCCGATCGACATTCCGGACTTTAACGGCACGCTGCGCTTGATGGCGGTGGCCTGGAGCGAGAACGCGCTGGGTCAGGATGCCGAACAGGTCCTCGTGCGCGATCCGGTGGTGGCTGAACTGATCTTGCCGCGCTTCCTTGCGCCGGGGGATCAGGCGCAGGGTGCGTTGAACATCGACAACGTTGAGGGGCCGAACGGCGCCTATACGGTGACGGTGAGCGGTTCGCAGACGGCGCAGATCCAAAGCGCGCCGCGACGCTTCAACCTAACGCGTGGCAACCGGCAAACGGCGCTGATCCCGATTACGGGTGGCGGCTTGGGTGTTGGCGAAATCAGACTGCGTCTTGAAGGCCCCCAAGGCTTCACGCCGGTTGATCGCACCTACAACATTCAATCGCGTGCGCCGTTCTTGCCGATCACGGTCACACGAACCGAGCCGCAAGTGGCGGGTGCGCAGTGGCGGGCGCCGTCCGATGCGTTGGCTGGCTTCCAGCCCAGCGCACAGGCGTTGATCTCGTTCTCGAACCTGGCCGGCATTGATCCGGCGCCGCTGCTGGATTCGCTTTATCGTTACCCATACGGCTGCACCGAGCAGCTGACCTCGGTGGCGATGCCGCTGCTCTACTATAACTCGCTGGCGGCGGAGACGAACCGCGCGGCCGACCCGCGCATTCGTCGCCGCATCCAGGAAGCGGCGACGCAATTGCTCGATCGCCAGGCCCCGGATGGTTCGTTCGGACTCTGGAGTTCCGGTGACGGCAACGCTTCGCCATGGCTCGGTGCATACGCGACAGACTTCCTGTTGCGTGCGCAACGGGCGGGCTATGCGGTGCCGCGTCAACCCATGCAGCAAGCCTATGGCGCGTTGCGGCGTGTGGCGCGGCTGAACGATTTCGGCTCAGTGCGTTATGAGTTCGAGGTCTATCGTTGGCCGGGCTCGAACGACACAACCGAGTTGTTGCGTTCACGCGCCGCCGCTTATGCGCTCTATGTGCTGGCGAAGGCGGGTGAGGCCGATATCGGTCAGCTCCGCTACTTCCACGATAACCGCCTCGCAAACGAGCCTTCGCCTCTGGCGCGGGCGCAGATCGCGGCGGCGCTGGCGCATATGGGCGATCGGGCGCGCTCGCGTAATGCATTCCGGTTGGCCGAGCAGGCGCTTGGCTATCGCAACACTGGTGACTGGTATCAAACGCCATTGCGCGATTTGGCTGGTGTGCTGGCATTGGCTGGGGAAGCGGGTGAGACCGAGCTGGTCGATCGCTTGCGGCGGCGCCTTGAGCGTGATGCGCCGGATGCGGGCGAACTGATGACTCAAGAGCAAGTGCAGCTGCTGCTCGCGGCAAACTCGCTGCAGGAGCGCGCGGGTCCGGTGAACGTGACGCTGAATGGCGAGGCGTTGGCGACGCGCCGCACGATGGCGTCCGCGCAGCAACTCGCGGCAGGTCTCGTGTTCCGCAATGCGGCGCGCGGACCGGTGTGGCGAACGATGGCGCTTTCGGGCGCTCCACGCGAAGCGCCCCCTTCGATGCAGGCGGGTTACCAGGTGAGTAAGACGATCTATCGTCTCGATGGGTCGCTCGCCGATCTGGACTCGATCCGTCAGGGCGATCGGGTTGTGGTTGTGCTTTCGGGGCAGCCAGAAGGTGCGCGCAACTTCCCGACTGTCGTCGTCGATCTGTTGCCGGCCGGACTTGAGATTGAGACGCTGCTCAATCCCAGCGATGGCGCGGGCGGTACGAACTATGACGGCACAGTGCGCAGCGGGCCATTCTCTTGGATTGGTTCGATCACCTACACGCAAGTGCAAGAGATGCGTGACGATCGTTTCGTTGCTTCGGCCAATCTGCGTGGCCAGTTCCGCTACGCTTACATTGCGCGCGCGGTGACGCCGGGCCGCTATACAATGCCGGCGGCGCAGGTCGAGGACATGTATCGCCCAGGCGTCATGGCGCGGACCAGCACTGGCGCCATCGTAATCGCGCCGCGGAGTTGA